One region of Exiguobacterium acetylicum genomic DNA includes:
- a CDS encoding D-alanine--D-alanine ligase, which yields MKVAVLYGGTSGEREVSLNSGKSIMEALNSKGHEVTAVDFHPDQAHELFQLDVDVAVIALHGKIGEDGRVQALLELADIPYTGSGVLASALAMDKARSKVHFDKAGITIARDVLLERGDDIEAKIAEWNGQFPCVVKPAQEGSSNGLTIAQDETMLREGIAKAFEADDAVLVEQFIKGREVTVPVVGHKGAEKALPVIEIIPKNAFYDYESKYAIGGSEHICPAELDEATTEKLQEWAVKAHQVLGCAGYSRSDFLVPESGNPVILETNTLPGMTSTSLFPDGARAVGIEYPELVEYFMELAIERHRQTKQQNQ from the coding sequence ATGAAAGTGGCAGTATTATACGGTGGGACTTCAGGAGAACGGGAGGTTTCATTAAACAGTGGAAAGTCGATCATGGAAGCATTAAACAGTAAAGGGCATGAGGTCACGGCTGTTGATTTCCACCCTGATCAAGCGCATGAACTCTTCCAGCTGGATGTAGATGTGGCTGTCATCGCTCTTCACGGGAAAATTGGTGAAGATGGACGCGTACAAGCATTGCTTGAACTGGCAGACATTCCATATACAGGTTCAGGTGTTTTAGCGTCAGCGCTTGCGATGGATAAGGCACGTTCGAAAGTTCACTTTGATAAAGCAGGCATTACAATCGCCCGTGATGTGCTGTTAGAGCGTGGAGATGATATCGAAGCAAAAATCGCAGAGTGGAATGGTCAATTTCCTTGTGTCGTCAAACCAGCACAAGAAGGCTCATCAAACGGATTGACGATTGCTCAAGATGAGACGATGTTACGTGAAGGAATCGCGAAAGCCTTTGAAGCGGACGATGCAGTGCTTGTCGAACAGTTCATTAAAGGACGTGAAGTGACAGTCCCTGTCGTCGGTCATAAAGGGGCAGAAAAAGCACTACCTGTTATCGAGATCATTCCGAAGAACGCCTTTTATGACTATGAATCCAAATATGCCATCGGAGGTTCGGAGCATATTTGTCCTGCTGAGCTGGATGAAGCAACGACAGAAAAACTTCAAGAATGGGCTGTTAAAGCGCATCAAGTACTTGGCTGTGCAGGATACTCGCGATCTGATTTCCTCGTGCCGGAATCCGGAAATCCAGTCATCTTGGAAACGAATACACTTCCTGGTATGACTTCGACAAGTTTATTCCCGGACGGTGCACGAGCAGTGGGAATCGAATATCCGGAATTGGTCGAATATTTCATGGAACTGGCGATCGAACGACATCGTCAAACAAAACAACAAAATCAATGA